From Argopecten irradians isolate NY chromosome 3, Ai_NY, whole genome shotgun sequence:
atttaaaaattatgttttgattgaTACAAACTGTGATGTTCCATTAACTCACATTTGCAGACCAACAAGAAAATTGAAGTACTAAATTTGGAGGGAAATTGGATTCTCGGAGAGGGGTCGGAATACTTAGCAAAGATGTTGATGGGCAACTTTTGTATTACAGAATTGGTGAGTTTTCTTCTAATAGTCTTATtctgcaaattatatatttctaatCAAGTTCCCTTTATAACTTAACTGATTAGATTACCAAAAGAAATTATCAATGTGTTGAATTACTGAATGGTTTCTTGAATTCGTATCTGACCTCAATAATTTGCTTCCATCGTGCAATATTATACCATATATTTCagaattattattcattttgttCCAGTATCTCGGTGAAAACAGGATAGGTAATGCTGGCGCAGAGGCAATGGCAGATTTATTATCTAAAAACGACAGTATAGTGACTATTGACCTCTCAGGCAACGAGATCGAAGATACCGGAGCTGAGAAACTGTGTACCACTCTACTGGTCAGTATACTGTATAATCAATGCAATCTTCTTTTTCGTCAGGTTGGAAAGTATGGTTTATGTAATGTTACACAACCAGTGACAATCTTATGTGTGACGTTTCCATGACGATGTGTACATCGTCAACTTCATCAGACAACTCGTACACATTTACATCTGCTTGTACTGAATATGCTGCCTAGTAGTTTGTCTGAAGAAAGTGATAGTGTACACATCCTACTGGTCATTAAAACGTCACATATCAAACTGGTTGTACAACTCTGTCATTCGATATCTattctattgacaaaaatggcaTCCAATTGTTTTTAATGTAGATATCGTTAATTAAGTTTATTTAGGATATGAGATATTTTTTTACGTTTAAAGCATAGTCAATGCATAGTCAACGATACAACAAATATAGTCTTGATAGACTCTTAGAGTACGACTCTTTGTATTTTGCACTGTTTGGACTTATGCTTACGTAACATGTACGCAAGACATGCATTATTAGATGAGTGAAGTGAGAAACATTctgtttatacaaatattgttgaGCCTAAAATTGTTTGTCAGTTGATGGAAGATGATTCAAATGGAATAGTGTTTTTTACTTCGACTATCATATCCAGTAAGTGTCTACATAAAGCAAGACATTCTATGGGACCATGCTCTTTTAATAATGGTTTATTAATtatattcagcatgtttcaatattttgtagAAAAACTCGTCCATCAAACATCTATATCTGGCTAACAACCGTTTGGAGGAGAGGTCCGCGATAGCACTTAGAGAGCTGCTTTCACATAACGAGGTCATTGAAACACTAGACCTGAGTTGGAATCACTTCCGTACAAAGGGTGCTGCAGCGTTGGGTGAAGGGTTAATGGTAAGTCGTGCTGAGTGataattttaatacaaaaagAATAAGACAACAGGCttccattttttattattgttttcttggatgatttttttcattattttttattattttgtggtcTATCAAATACTATGTTTTCATTTCCGTAAATTATCTTTCGAACATTGCTCTTAACTTTGAAATGTCTCttttaaaaaggaaaattaCGGGTTAAGATGTATGAAGTTAACTATGAACGGACTAGGCAGGGACGGTTCAGAAGCCATTGGGAAGGCGTTGAAGGTGAACAGAACGCTTAAGGATCTAAATATATCCCACAACAGAATTCCAGAACGAGGAGCTTTGGCGATAGCAACAGGATTACAAGCAAACGATTGTCTGGAAACACTGCGAGTAAGGCTTTTAAATGTGATTTTAAAGATATGAAAGTTAAGGTACAAATGAGGTCTAAAATGTTTGAAGATACTTACATCAATCTAGCATGTAACtccgattttcattggcttaaaattgTAGTTTCATGGGAAGGGCGACAACTTATTGTGATTCATACAGACGCTTTGGATTAACAGAAAATTGAGATAATGACATCTACCtagattatatatttaaataaagagaAATAAAACTCCATCATGTTAAGTATTAACTTTAATATATTGTATGGTTTATGTCATAGATATTTAGAAATCAAATAACATTATGAGATAATAAATCCTATTTCTGTATAGATCGGTTCAAACCCTCTTGGACATGGTGGACCAGTGGCTATAATCACAGAGGTCAGCAAGAACGACATGAGCTCGGTACAGACGTTAGATTTCTCGGTGAGTGGTGTATATTAATGGTAAATATGTGATGAAATCAAAATTAACACTGACATAAATTTGTCTGATACTTTATAGCTGCATATGCAACTTACGTAAAGATGCAAACAAATGTACAATGAATTATATACGCGCCATTGAAAATGTTTCGTAACGAGGTAATACATTATTTATCATTGTTCTCATATTATTTTTCCATCACTTTATATAACACaatttttgtctatatatttgttataagaaCATATTAAGAAATTTGGAAAAGTGAGAAGCCACATACACGTTGCATTATATAGTAAGTTCATTCAAGGACTAAAGAagggaaacatttttgcattAATATCATCTTTTTCTTTTGctattataaatatgtatacatatagatTATTAATGCATAATATAAATTAGTGTTctacatttttcttaattttgcaGCATATCCTTGTCACGCCTGAATTCACACAACTACAGGAGAATCTGGAAGCCGCGCGTGCAATCAATATAATTCATGGAGGTATTGTTGGAGAGAAATACGACATGGATTATTTGACCCATGACCCCTTGGCAGAATTCAGACGTGATCCAATTAACAGATTGTTCGAATACGCAAAGGACACGGGTTATCGACTCATTgatttgtttaaagattttgacAAAGACAAGAACAACTCCATCAGCAGGGACGAATTTATTCTCGGATTAAAGGTAATTCATACCTGTAGAATAAGTCTGTTATTAAGCAAATTGAAATCAGTTatcacatgtaaatatacatcGATACCAAGACGACTAAAGGTGAAAATGTCGTATAACCAAAGGCTAAGAACAACTTTAATATCTAACATTCATTTAGATATGGGACACGGGTATGTGCGGTAATGTATAAGATATTTcagaatcaaaatatttaaatcatatgtaaagaaatttaaaaattaaaaatgaataatgaataaAGACGTTATGTGCAACAAATTGTTTGTTACGGATACAATGCTTATACTATTTTGATATCCATCTTTTCACAGAGAGCTGGAATGAAAATCAGTGTCCGTCAAATGGAAATTTTACTGGAAAAACTCGATACAAACAAAGACGGATGTGTAGATTATGGGTAAGCTATTCTACTTAAAGTATTACGATTAATCGTATATAAATAATGGTTTACGATTCAAGAAAGAAATATAtccaaatattttctttgaatgAATTAGATATCTGATGCATTTAATTTTGGCTCAAAATTTTTTTGAAAGATTTCTAGCATTTCTCTCGCCCGATGTATTACACCATGTTAACCGCGTTATGCCTTACATCTTGGGTGTGcaaattgtaaaatatgttgtgaaaaacaaaatgtaagttTCGGGAGAGGCTTATCAACGTCTTTCCTGACATACGGTTTAGTTAATGACGCTTTTTACGATAATCGTGTATGATGCCATTCACGttagtttttcttttttctagTGAGCTCATCGACGCAGACACAAAGTACAGAACGAAACAGCGACAATTTATGAAGAGTCGAGAATCTGTAAAGTCAAGAGAATCAAGGCCTGAATTCCGGCTGGAGAGAACGGAATCCATTCTTACTAAGGAGATGTTAGAAGGTTTTTGACGACACGAACACGATATCAGAAAACTAAGTGCTATTTCGTACATTTGCTCTATGAAAGACTAAATGAAAGAAACTATACAGATCCGTAGATATGTTTGAATGTATGCTACAAGATTGACACAATTAGGTATCGATTATCCATCGTATTTTACTCTATGAACTTTATTCATGCTCATTCCATACGGATATAATGTTTGTCActtcatatatattacattatactacCTCTGATCGATATTTCAATCCCGTTATAGTGGTGGTTGATACGTTCTCTTGACGGGTTATTGTTCACATGTGAAATAACTTGGCGGTGTTTATTACAATTTCAGATTGTTTAGATTATTACATGACAAAATATTCGTATTTCTTTATAGCTTCTATTTTTATACGACATTCATCATTGCACGTGCGATTTcaactttaatttaaaaagtCTTTGAGATTCCAGAGTTGTTATCAAAGAAAGAATTGAACATTATAATTGTTTGCTgtttatatatgatgttatgAACATCAGCAACCGGAGTGTTTTGTCAATAAACCGAGAATCTGTTCATATGATGTTATATAATGAATTGATATGACCCTTTACCTTATTTGTCTCTGTATTACTTTAGTACCAGATTACGATATACACTGGTCCCTCTTGTCAGTTGTAAAGAAAactctttaaaaaatattatatctagATATCTTCCGTGTGCGAATATCTAATTCAATTTTCTAAAAATCTTCGAATGCACATCTTAGACTTCTTTGGAGTGTATTATAAATTTCTGCATTATATGAACATATGggtatttttcataattttataaatgatgAAATCAGTTTCAGCCATCTGGATTGGACAatctaaatattaatttttatttgaaaaatacttTGCATGATAAATAGAAGCGTTtgtcttcattttttaaaaatgttatgcatgatttaaataatacatgtttacacattcaattaatgtattttgttatttttcccatttttcacaaaaatggTTGACTTGATTGAAAGCAATATATGtttgtgtgtatatgtgtgtgtgggAGGGCATCATTATGATTACTTAAGGACGGAAGCAATAgcatacatacacataactCGTACCCGTTTCCATCTCAATACTCTCCAGAACGTGTGTTCCATAGTAAAAACAACTAcacttaaaataaaacaaaacacgcAATTTTTATTAAACATAACGCCAGCCTTTCCTCAAAGATTTGCGTATTATTTTACTGATTCACTATGTTCCAGTCTCCTTAACGGTTAAATCCCATGTATAGCATATGACGAAGTTAAAGTTAAGAAATTGAAAACTGCTCTTCCTATAAGTCTATGAACTTATCATGAAAAAGCTAATATAATTTCGTccaaattgaatttaaatatttgagGTGACAGCACTAGCCAAAGTCAGATGAACACCAGatttaatatagatatgatcaGAAGTGGTAACTattcagatttcagattttattccCCTCTTAGACATACAAATATGTAACAGGAagtcactatacataatatagacATGTATGTATAAAGGTCACATAGCGTGACAGTgcattacaaaatgtgtttgtgatgtacatgctcaatcaatagttttttacaatttttttttcaaaagtttacatatatttgtcagaactgttatgttacatataataataaacaggcctttcattttgataacactatgATTTCTATAATAGTAACTTGGTTTATACATTTCTCTCAAACATTTCACCATTTCATTActgcattgaaacaaataatggtGTTCGTTTCCAATACCAGTAAAACATAGattacaagttttatttacttCAAGGGTCCCAATCTATCTTCCAGTTTCTATATGAAAGTACATGTTCGAGGTTCtgaattttatgataatatGCATATCTGTTGGCTTTAATTTTAcaagatatttttcaaatttcaaaattacttttaaaaatagaataattgCGACCTGTTGATGAATTCTCTATATCATTAAATCttttttgtacaaattgatcttgtaatatttgttttacgatatattttaaatattctctattatatgtacatacattctggtagtcccatatataattcaaaccagtttcttcaaaaatatttttaacataatgCAACTAATTGAATTCcataatattatttgtttgcaaGTTTAACATCAAGTGATATACAGTACTTGAAAGATTATCAGTAGCAATCAACTTGTGCCAAAACATAATAACTCTGTTTTTAACCTATGTATAGTGAGGGAATCTCCCTAATTCACCATATATCATGTAATTACACGTACTTTTCCTAACACCGAGTATACgtttacaaaactgtaaatgaaaCTTTTCTACAGCTGTACTTCCATACTTCTAAGTACAATAATATTGGTAAAACAAGAGAATCGTACACTTTTAACTAGAGGTCGATAGGAAGAGGAATGTTTcatattttcttgtaaacaaCAAACATAGCTTTTCTTGACTATTCTAACAGTTTCAATTTCATCTTATGAAAACTCCcattattatttacaaatacTCCTAGATATGAAAACGAATCTGCAATTTCTATCTCTTCGTTAAAACGAGGATGAGTTCGAGACTTTTGAAAAACTTTAGAACAATTTTTGTCTTATTTGCGCTTACTTCAAgtttcaaattttcacaatacattttatttatttaatcagGGCTGATTGTACATTGTTAGCTGATTCAGACATTCGaactgtatcatctgcataaagAATTACAATTAGTTTTATAAACATTCCAATAGTATTACCTAAATCTTTTATATTCTTCAAACATTTGATACCATGCTCTTtcaatattgtaaaaaataGCGAATAAGAAAGGTGACAAATCTTCTCCTTGCTTTAAACCTACGTTGCAAGTACATCATTTCCATTTCTGAcacaagattttattttttcatataaattgaTTATTGAATTAAACATTTTCCTTCTTATATTACTTCTTTAAGCTTTTTGCCATAAACCGAGTCTCCAAACTGAATCAAATGCTTTTCTAAAATCAGCAATtgaacaaaacaatttttacCAAGCGAAAAATAGATAGAGGTTAGAGCATGGAGAATATTTAGAATGTTTTTCCTGAATCCTGCCTAGGCAGaagttatcaaatttatttcatcagccattttgtttagcCTACAGTTCAATATGGATGTAAAAACTTTACCGAGACAAGAAACAAGacttattgttttataatgatCGAAGTTGTTAGGGTCCTTTACGcttatatataggttttataaCCCCCTTTGTCCATGAGCTTGGAGTTAGACCCgtatcaaatatgatattaaatattttacaatatataatagctTAAGAATTCCTGCGGTGGATTCATTTAGAATTCCATCATGACCTGGAGCCTTGTCATTACTCAAACCGGAAATAGACCAAAATATTTCATCCTCAGTAATTTCGTTActtaatatatcatttaatacCCCATCAACAATTTCGCCATGAAAGCTattattagagttatctcccttgtttatttttttaaatatcaataatatgtgTTTTACTAGTTCCGTCAATTTTATTGAGAATAATCCAAAATGTTATGGGCTCTGAAAAATATGCTTCGCCgagtttttttaataatatgcccaaatcatttaaaacatctATTTCAGAAACGGCGACAAACTCATTCGGCTTTACTACTAACCTGTCCAAATTTCATTTGATATCTTGAACATTACGAAACGCATCTTCTTCGATATGATTCATGAGTCATTGATTTTTCATTAttccattttatataattatttactgAAGTGTTCTCTATATCATCTCTGTTAGTTCTAGCTATATCCATTTTGCACGAGACATAAAATTCGAGTCTACagcatttacataatatttgttttcaagtTCGCTGGCCAGTGCGATTTCCTGGTAGGGTAGTTACTGTGAACAGGTTGATGGTCTGGTGGGTATTTTTGTGAACAGGATAATAGTCTGGTGGGTATTTTTGTGAACAGGTTGATGGTCTGGTGGGTATTTTTTGCGAACAGGATGATAGTCTGGTGGGTATTTTTGTGAACAGTTTAATGGTCTTGTGGGTGTTTTTGTGAACAGGATGACATTCTGGTTGGTATTTTGTCAACAGATGATAGTCTGGTGGGTATTTCTGTGAACAGGATGATAGTCTGGTGGGTATTTTTGTGAACAGGATGATAGTCTGGTGGGTATTTTCATATCCGAATTCCCAACACAACAGAAAACCGGTCGGGTTTATATGGTACAGGCAAATTACAAACATCTTCTAACCCAATTGGGTATGGGTTACTTTGGAAACTATTTATGTTTTATGCGTTGAATTCATCAAACAGGTTAAATATAGTATGCCAAAGAGGAATTAAGATGTAAATTAAGAAAACTCAAGTTCAAGGATATACATAGACATAAGTGGAATTTTTGAAGATGCAAAATGTGTGTATtgaaagggaaataactctttgaaagtaaaatgtcagaaaattcattttatatcaTAGGCCTATAGCGGTTTTCCTCACATGTAAACTAATCACATaattaaatcaaagtactgaaagtactgagagCTTAAGGCAAGTGAAGAAATTTAATTTGCAGGTATTCAGACGAGTAGACATAAAAACAAGtgttagcttcccaaaaagctaagaaggctaccatacagtaTTGTTTATTAGGAAGCAATGATAAGAAAGCTTGACAAATTGTTCTTTTCACAGTTACCTAGGGtagctgccatagttcttattctcatttttgaataatgataattcaaatgctttcacattcaatgtaaaagattatcaacttcatgatattcatgaaagggccactaagctacctttccgaaacaaaacaaaataaaaatctttttataacaattataatataataaattgaagTTTTGCCGTGTCGCGCAGAAATGGTCAACTAACCCATTGTATTATGACGACGCCAGGAACATGATACAACCTGCGATATGAAACTtaaccttttatttatttcaataaagttgTTCATAATGTGAAGAGGGCCTTTTCCTTATGCTAACAAGTTTTCCGTCAAATATACactatactgatatacatttacatgtacttggacaagttggtgAAATACATAGTATACAAGCATAACTTTACTTTAGCGCATACAGTTCCACAAATATCCCCTTAGTAAAGCCtaactttgtttcagcatctcccatgtacggacagtttttacaagtaggtcatgaCCA
This genomic window contains:
- the LOC138318966 gene encoding leucine-rich repeat-containing protein 74B-like, which encodes MAAVTGAISGTSTPFRDCDSRNGSDGTPKRRTPSLNGSAKFRRVSSGRSGQSGASPQSVISVEDKMAALQTLFSDKLLITELRGQHGATRKVENDYNIDEEDDDAFTVSDYPTDGRYSKATTDYETDLDMDYDEWIHEEEIQLENDRTGERKYIHMCNETGVIPVSYFLKHIEDKEFRMRFHGLGPLGAKAIAYPMKTNKKIEVLNLEGNWILGEGSEYLAKMLMGNFCITELYLGENRIGNAGAEAMADLLSKNDSIVTIDLSGNEIEDTGAEKLCTTLLKNSSIKHLYLANNRLEERSAIALRELLSHNEVIETLDLSWNHFRTKGAAALGEGLMENYGLRCMKLTMNGLGRDGSEAIGKALKVNRTLKDLNISHNRIPERGALAIATGLQANDCLETLRIGSNPLGHGGPVAIITEVSKNDMSSVQTLDFSHILVTPEFTQLQENLEAARAINIIHGGIVGEKYDMDYLTHDPLAEFRRDPINRLFEYAKDTGYRLIDLFKDFDKDKNNSISRDEFILGLKRAGMKISVRQMEILLEKLDTNKDGCVDYGELIDADTKYRTKQRQFMKSRESVKSRESRPEFRLERTESILTKEMLEGF